The following coding sequences lie in one Myxococcus xanthus genomic window:
- a CDS encoding imm11 family protein produces the protein MRYFEIETLGDINNSELLFLDQEPEVLGLDGYCLAAGEPIGTDYPSEVKVKPSEEHAGIQLSSLLGNNFNYLIASAAVKEAVSEHCVEAAIEYLPFTLLDHRERVRSQDYFFINPLGSIDAVDAAASDIKYHRSGAVVAIRKLVLDPQKLIGAPGLFRLKQDPQRYIVSEPLVRAFKERGFTNLVLREIAVSAVKA, from the coding sequence GTGAGATACTTCGAGATTGAGACGCTGGGAGACATCAACAACTCGGAGTTGCTCTTTCTGGACCAAGAGCCCGAGGTGCTGGGGCTGGATGGTTACTGCCTGGCGGCAGGCGAACCCATTGGGACGGACTATCCGTCTGAGGTGAAGGTCAAGCCAAGCGAGGAGCATGCCGGAATCCAACTGTCTTCCTTGCTGGGTAATAACTTCAACTACCTCATTGCTTCTGCGGCAGTGAAGGAGGCTGTCTCAGAGCACTGTGTGGAGGCGGCCATCGAGTACCTGCCGTTCACGCTACTCGACCACCGCGAGCGCGTCCGCAGCCAGGATTACTTCTTCATCAATCCGCTGGGGAGCATCGATGCCGTGGATGCGGCTGCCAGTGATATCAAGTACCACCGCAGCGGTGCCGTCGTTGCGATCCGGAAGCTGGTGCTGGATCCGCAGAAGTTGATTGGGGCACCGGGACTGTTCCGCCTGAAGCAAGACCCGCAGCGCTACATCGTGAGCGAGCCGTTGGTTCGTGCGTTCAAGGAGCGTGGCTTCACAAACCTGGTACTGCGGGAGATTGCAGTCTCGGCTGTGAAGGCTTGA
- a CDS encoding Imm49 family immunity protein: MASKFLPVFIGNALGDNEELLPAFAAGKGGLKEALRFCQNFRVAGIGSLLLSGTSARLHECLHASARAFVFFSRASEETKKLTSRAAPFFDAVACGDDESARELSRFSPASPDKDREYEEDFLFVRFLMDHFFLERTAQDGQVLLSRYEKCLEGTTDARLLVCQALLAADGDAFDAALTQMMEEREVRYRRLAEKETEAEEVLATEAYVSIEGLALVRLAVRAGLKPQEDYLFIPSTALELPRLRYRADSWKHLML; encoded by the coding sequence TTGGCTTCGAAGTTCCTGCCCGTTTTTATTGGCAATGCTCTTGGCGACAATGAAGAGTTGCTTCCGGCATTTGCGGCTGGAAAAGGAGGCCTGAAGGAGGCCTTGCGATTTTGTCAGAACTTTCGCGTGGCTGGTATTGGTTCACTCCTGCTTTCTGGTACGTCTGCGCGCCTGCACGAATGCCTTCACGCGAGCGCCCGTGCCTTCGTGTTCTTCTCCCGGGCTTCGGAAGAAACAAAGAAGTTGACCAGCCGGGCGGCGCCCTTCTTTGACGCCGTGGCGTGTGGTGACGATGAATCCGCACGGGAACTCAGCCGGTTTTCTCCCGCGAGTCCCGACAAGGATCGTGAGTACGAGGAGGACTTCCTCTTCGTGCGCTTCCTGATGGACCACTTCTTCTTGGAGAGAACCGCGCAGGATGGCCAGGTGCTTCTCTCTCGCTACGAGAAGTGCCTGGAGGGGACGACAGACGCGAGGCTCCTGGTGTGTCAGGCGCTGCTTGCTGCGGATGGAGACGCGTTCGACGCCGCGCTGACGCAGATGATGGAGGAGCGCGAAGTCCGCTACCGGAGGCTGGCTGAGAAGGAGACCGAAGCGGAAGAGGTGCTCGCGACCGAGGCCTATGTGTCCATTGAAGGCCTTGCGCTGGTCCGCCTTGCGGTCCGAGCTGGACTGAAGCCGCAAGAGGACTACCTCTTCATTCCATCCACCGCGCTGGAGTTACCGCGTCTGCGTTACAGGGCCGATTCCTGGAAGCACCTGATGCTCTAG
- a CDS encoding FG-GAP-like repeat-containing protein, translating to MSVGPGVSPAAQVYIPQHTAPRVERWGWVWPRWNDPRLPFAFLLTLYGVLGFTFFGFNRSPWQMAAIVVTGSVLDVALGWGLKRQKVVPLSAYISCCSLALLLNYSHSSWLLLLPVWFAIGSKYVLTFQGRHVFNPSMFGVAMSLLFTRELITAAPAYQWANGEVALSAFILMAALVLFFFRVGRGWLVVSFLFFYALQTALRAYVLRHHLPPEVLFLGTLGAPSFFIFVFYMLTDPATSPGTRRGQILLALAVTLVDLVLHFKESVYTFFYAALTCATVRFLFVHARAAWQRGLRESLSTLVSSGWLKRAVVVGGLGGLMVGGYTLAATPGVRTSPLDFRMERVEARAAGLDSTMGNTLEELDPRLGHVAKWLVAVGDSVAVGDYDGDGRPDLFLTHPLARPEDHAILYRNLGDLRFERVPVPALERFATRYKEEGLPGGGTFVDWDGDGDLDLAVAVAFGPVRLLRNTLRETGTAGFEDVTEAAGVTDHAVSLGLTFLDYDRDGHLDLFVLNVMTTHLPGYEPPVPLNLFRLPEPEHAEDRRMFRFMHDGWHNAANGGLNALYRGRGDGTFEKVDIAAMGMPETHWSLAVSTVDFNRDGWTDLYVANDFGPDDVYLNEGGKHFRRVAGRLFGEIGKDTYKGMNASVADFDRNGWLDLYVSNVHHSLQAEGSLLWMVGPGKDAFTPEFRDEATFRGALNERRFGWGAAAGDLDNDGWPDLVQANGMVDDRLDAARWRIPDGQRKDYWYVNHKLMQSGPEVHTYADKWGDIRGRTIYPNEARRAYLNLGDAKPGHFVDLARELGLDDPDNSRGVLLSDMDGDGDLDALITNQHGPVSLYRNTLRSEGRQDAHFVGLTLVGHGGRTHRSAVGTRVVVSYEEAGKRVEQVQEVGLMGGFSAAADARLHFGLGRYTGLVTARVHWYGGDVQEVSLSSDRTHELRQPPDAEVLQGRAGP from the coding sequence ATGAGCGTTGGTCCCGGGGTGAGCCCGGCTGCACAGGTGTACATCCCGCAACACACGGCGCCGCGCGTCGAGCGCTGGGGTTGGGTCTGGCCTCGTTGGAACGACCCGCGCCTGCCCTTCGCCTTCCTGCTGACGCTCTACGGCGTGCTCGGCTTCACCTTTTTCGGCTTCAACCGCAGCCCGTGGCAGATGGCCGCCATCGTGGTGACGGGCAGCGTGCTGGACGTCGCGCTGGGTTGGGGGCTGAAGCGGCAGAAGGTCGTCCCCCTGAGCGCGTACATCTCCTGCTGCTCGCTGGCGCTGCTGCTCAACTACTCGCATTCGAGCTGGCTGCTCCTCCTCCCGGTGTGGTTCGCCATCGGCTCGAAGTACGTGCTCACCTTCCAGGGGCGCCACGTCTTCAATCCGTCCATGTTCGGCGTGGCCATGTCGCTGCTCTTCACGCGCGAGCTCATCACCGCCGCGCCCGCCTACCAGTGGGCCAACGGAGAGGTGGCCCTCTCCGCCTTCATCCTCATGGCGGCGCTGGTGCTCTTCTTCTTCCGGGTGGGGCGCGGGTGGCTGGTGGTCAGCTTCCTCTTCTTCTACGCGCTCCAGACGGCGCTGCGCGCCTATGTGCTCCGGCACCACCTGCCTCCGGAGGTCCTCTTCCTCGGTACGCTGGGTGCGCCGTCGTTCTTCATCTTCGTCTTCTACATGCTCACCGACCCGGCCACGTCTCCGGGCACGCGGCGCGGGCAGATACTGCTGGCGCTGGCGGTGACGCTGGTGGACCTGGTGCTGCACTTCAAGGAGAGCGTCTACACGTTCTTCTATGCGGCCCTCACGTGCGCCACGGTCCGCTTCCTCTTCGTCCACGCGCGAGCCGCCTGGCAGCGCGGGTTGCGCGAGTCGCTGAGCACACTGGTGTCCTCCGGCTGGCTGAAGCGCGCGGTGGTGGTGGGCGGGCTGGGAGGTCTCATGGTGGGTGGCTACACCCTGGCCGCCACGCCCGGAGTCCGGACCTCGCCGCTGGACTTCCGCATGGAGCGCGTGGAGGCGCGGGCCGCGGGGCTCGACTCCACCATGGGCAACACGCTCGAGGAGTTGGACCCACGGCTGGGGCATGTCGCGAAGTGGCTGGTGGCGGTGGGGGATTCCGTCGCCGTGGGGGACTACGACGGGGATGGCCGGCCGGACCTGTTCCTCACGCACCCGCTGGCGCGGCCCGAGGACCACGCGATCCTCTATCGCAACCTCGGCGACCTCCGCTTCGAACGGGTGCCTGTTCCCGCGCTGGAGCGCTTCGCCACCCGCTACAAGGAAGAGGGCCTGCCGGGCGGCGGCACCTTCGTGGACTGGGATGGTGACGGCGACCTGGACCTCGCGGTGGCGGTGGCCTTCGGGCCCGTCCGGCTGCTGCGCAACACGTTGCGAGAGACGGGCACCGCGGGCTTCGAGGACGTGACGGAGGCCGCGGGCGTGACGGACCACGCGGTGAGCCTGGGCCTGACCTTCCTGGACTATGACCGGGATGGGCACCTGGACCTCTTCGTGCTCAACGTGATGACCACGCACCTGCCGGGCTACGAGCCGCCGGTGCCGCTCAACCTCTTCCGGCTGCCCGAGCCCGAGCACGCAGAGGACCGCCGCATGTTCCGCTTCATGCACGACGGCTGGCACAACGCGGCCAACGGTGGGCTCAACGCGCTCTACCGGGGCCGGGGAGACGGCACCTTCGAGAAGGTGGACATCGCCGCGATGGGCATGCCGGAGACGCACTGGTCGCTGGCGGTGAGCACGGTGGACTTCAACCGCGACGGGTGGACGGACCTGTACGTGGCCAACGACTTCGGGCCGGACGACGTCTATCTCAACGAGGGCGGCAAGCACTTCCGCCGCGTGGCGGGTCGGCTCTTCGGCGAGATTGGAAAGGACACGTACAAGGGCATGAATGCCTCCGTGGCGGACTTCGACCGCAACGGCTGGTTGGACCTGTACGTCTCCAACGTTCACCACTCGCTCCAGGCGGAGGGCAGCCTGCTGTGGATGGTGGGCCCCGGGAAGGACGCCTTCACGCCGGAGTTCCGGGACGAGGCCACCTTCCGCGGCGCGCTCAACGAGCGGCGCTTCGGTTGGGGCGCGGCGGCGGGAGACCTGGACAACGACGGTTGGCCGGACCTGGTGCAGGCCAATGGCATGGTGGATGACCGCCTGGACGCGGCGCGGTGGCGCATCCCCGACGGCCAGCGCAAGGACTACTGGTACGTGAATCACAAGCTGATGCAGTCCGGCCCGGAGGTCCACACGTACGCGGACAAGTGGGGCGACATCCGGGGCCGCACCATCTACCCGAACGAGGCGCGTCGCGCGTACCTCAACCTGGGCGACGCGAAGCCCGGACACTTCGTGGACCTGGCGCGCGAGCTCGGGTTGGACGACCCGGACAACTCGCGAGGCGTGCTGCTCTCGGACATGGATGGGGATGGCGACCTGGACGCGCTCATCACCAATCAGCACGGGCCCGTGTCGCTGTATCGCAACACGCTGCGCTCAGAGGGGCGCCAGGATGCGCACTTCGTGGGCCTCACGTTGGTGGGCCACGGTGGGCGCACGCACCGGAGCGCGGTGGGCACCCGGGTTGTTGTCTCCTACGAGGAGGCGGGGAAGCGCGTGGAGCAGGTGCAGGAAGTCGGGTTGATGGGCGGCTTCTCCGCGGCGGCGGACGCGCGGCTGCATTTCGGGCTGGGCCGGTACACGGGGCTCGTGACGGCGCGGGTGCACTGGTACGGGGGCGACGTGCAGGAGGTGTCGCTGTCGTCGGACCGCACGCATGAGCTTCGGCAGCCTCCTGACGCGGAGGTGTTGCAGGGGCGTGCCGGGCCATGA
- a CDS encoding GH3 auxin-responsive promoter family protein — protein MSASSLPLSGLRAVLAPSALRFYRALRHPEAAQAVCLQRVLRSAVGSVQAERIPGFHRISDARDFQAAVPWVTPDALTPDVERIAAGEARVLTREPVLRFELSGGSSGASKRVPMTRGLLAEFQRALAPMLFELLHRRPALREGASYWSISPLARKQVRTAGGIPVGSAEDSAYFSRVLRPLLSRIFAVPGEVGALPDVESCRYVTLWHLVAREDLSLISVWNPSFLTLLMDALERHGERLADDLMRGHCRPPASGAAYDEAATQAVLDRMRFSPRPERASLLREVLRGGWSARALWPRLSLLSMWTDAQAAHALPAACRRFPGVEVQGKGLLATEGVVTVPLFDAPAPVLAVRSHFFEFIDSEQPTSRPRLAHELEQGRTYTVLLSTSGGLLRYRLGDLVRVEGFQHATPCLRFVGRADAICDLVGEKLAGTRVGAVLDAVLPDFFGGARPGFSMLAPEWTPAPSYVLFLETDAPASRLAAAAEAVEHALCEGHHYRYARALGQLGPVRAVRVADGARRYEARCVALGQRAGDIKPVDLHRLTGWSDHFSGAAT, from the coding sequence GTGAGTGCTTCCTCCCTGCCGCTGAGCGGCCTGCGGGCCGTGCTCGCTCCCTCCGCGCTGCGCTTCTACCGGGCCTTGCGCCATCCGGAGGCCGCGCAGGCGGTGTGTCTGCAGCGGGTGCTTCGTTCGGCCGTGGGCAGCGTGCAGGCGGAGCGCATTCCTGGCTTCCACCGCATCAGCGACGCCCGTGACTTCCAGGCCGCCGTGCCGTGGGTGACCCCGGACGCGCTGACTCCGGACGTGGAGCGCATCGCCGCGGGCGAGGCCCGGGTGCTCACGCGTGAGCCGGTGCTGCGCTTCGAACTCTCTGGAGGCTCCTCGGGCGCCAGCAAGCGGGTGCCCATGACACGCGGCCTCCTGGCCGAGTTCCAGCGCGCCCTGGCCCCCATGCTCTTCGAGTTGCTCCACCGCCGGCCCGCGTTGCGCGAGGGCGCCAGCTACTGGTCCATCTCCCCACTGGCGCGAAAGCAGGTCCGCACGGCGGGCGGCATTCCCGTGGGCAGCGCGGAGGACAGCGCCTACTTCTCGCGCGTGCTGCGCCCCTTGCTGTCCCGCATCTTCGCGGTGCCCGGTGAGGTGGGGGCATTGCCGGATGTGGAGTCCTGCCGCTACGTGACGCTCTGGCATCTCGTCGCCCGCGAGGACCTGTCTCTCATCAGCGTGTGGAACCCCAGCTTTCTCACGCTCCTCATGGACGCGCTGGAGCGGCACGGGGAGCGACTGGCCGATGACCTGATGCGAGGGCACTGCCGGCCACCTGCGTCCGGCGCAGCGTACGATGAAGCCGCGACGCAAGCGGTGCTGGACCGGATGCGCTTCTCCCCGCGCCCGGAGCGGGCTTCGCTGCTGCGTGAGGTGCTGCGAGGTGGCTGGAGCGCCCGCGCGCTGTGGCCTCGATTGTCGCTTCTCAGCATGTGGACGGACGCACAGGCCGCCCACGCGCTTCCCGCCGCATGCCGCCGCTTTCCGGGCGTGGAGGTGCAGGGCAAGGGGCTGCTGGCCACGGAGGGCGTCGTCACCGTGCCCCTCTTCGATGCGCCCGCCCCCGTGCTCGCGGTGCGCAGCCACTTCTTCGAGTTCATCGACAGCGAGCAGCCCACCTCGCGACCTCGCCTCGCACACGAGCTGGAGCAGGGCCGCACGTACACGGTGCTGTTGTCCACCTCGGGTGGCCTGCTGCGCTACCGCCTGGGCGACCTGGTCCGCGTGGAGGGCTTCCAACACGCGACGCCCTGTCTTCGCTTCGTCGGCCGAGCGGACGCCATTTGTGACCTGGTGGGCGAGAAGCTCGCCGGCACGCGCGTGGGGGCCGTGCTGGATGCCGTGCTTCCAGACTTCTTTGGCGGCGCGCGCCCCGGCTTCTCCATGCTGGCGCCCGAGTGGACTCCCGCGCCGTCCTACGTCTTGTTCCTGGAGACGGACGCCCCCGCTTCACGGCTCGCAGCCGCCGCGGAGGCCGTGGAGCACGCCCTCTGCGAGGGACACCACTACCGCTACGCGCGAGCCCTGGGACAACTCGGTCCGGTGCGTGCCGTGCGCGTGGCGGACGGGGCTCGCCGCTACGAGGCCCGCTGCGTCGCGCTGGGCCAGCGCGCGGGCGACATCAAGCCCGTGGACCTGCACCGCCTGACGGGCTGGTCGGACCATTTCTCCGGAGCCGCCACATGA
- a CDS encoding aromatic ring-hydroxylating dioxygenase subunit alpha — MRPPLRLHSRDTSPAPNVDLEAEADLTRCGALKDFWYVACLSTELKPGEPLARTLFGTGVVLFRDVQGQPTALRDRCLHRNARLSRGAVFNGRIGCPYHGWVYDASGAVVEVPSLGPSQRSELLDADACAREGLATAPCALGRLTRFPTLEQDGLVFVYMGGAEPARSAPFRVPYWDQEGWTVYFMVTRFPNGVTNLVENFMDVPHTLFVHPGWFRRPASKRVPATVRRTAGSVLVTYKQAQDTVTGLGRLFNPRGLPLLHTDKFYVPNVTRVDYLWGEHGFVINSQCTPIGPTDSLVYTAISYRLPVDVPGALVGRAMMPLVRWYTRQVIQQDVVIMDIQREALLDGPGGGVYSGTEADLHHADIEAYRRWLREGGQGSGPEDAERDMAFWI, encoded by the coding sequence ATGAGACCGCCACTGCGTCTGCATTCGCGCGACACCTCGCCCGCCCCCAACGTGGACCTGGAAGCCGAAGCCGACCTCACGCGCTGTGGCGCGCTGAAGGACTTCTGGTACGTCGCGTGTCTCTCCACCGAGCTGAAGCCAGGCGAGCCCCTGGCGCGGACCCTCTTCGGCACGGGGGTGGTCCTCTTCCGTGACGTACAGGGACAGCCCACCGCTCTCCGGGACCGGTGTCTGCACCGCAACGCGCGGCTGTCCCGGGGCGCGGTCTTCAATGGCCGCATCGGCTGCCCGTATCACGGCTGGGTCTACGACGCGTCGGGCGCCGTGGTGGAGGTGCCCTCGTTGGGGCCTTCGCAGCGAAGCGAGTTGCTCGACGCCGACGCCTGCGCGCGGGAGGGACTGGCGACCGCGCCCTGCGCGCTGGGACGCCTGACGCGCTTTCCCACCCTGGAGCAGGACGGCCTTGTCTTCGTCTACATGGGCGGTGCCGAGCCCGCGCGGTCCGCGCCGTTCCGCGTGCCGTACTGGGACCAGGAGGGGTGGACCGTCTACTTCATGGTGACGCGCTTCCCGAACGGGGTGACGAACCTCGTCGAGAACTTCATGGACGTCCCGCACACGCTCTTCGTGCATCCGGGCTGGTTCCGCAGGCCCGCCAGCAAGCGAGTGCCGGCCACGGTGCGGCGCACGGCGGGCAGCGTGTTGGTGACGTACAAGCAGGCACAGGACACCGTCACGGGCCTGGGCCGGCTCTTCAATCCGCGCGGACTGCCGCTGCTCCACACGGACAAGTTCTACGTCCCCAATGTCACGCGCGTTGACTACCTCTGGGGCGAGCACGGCTTCGTCATCAACTCGCAGTGCACGCCCATCGGGCCCACGGACAGCCTCGTCTACACGGCCATCAGCTATCGGTTACCGGTGGATGTCCCCGGTGCGCTGGTGGGACGCGCCATGATGCCGCTGGTGCGGTGGTACACGCGGCAGGTCATCCAGCAGGACGTGGTCATCATGGACATCCAGCGCGAGGCCCTGCTGGACGGCCCGGGTGGAGGCGTCTACTCCGGCACGGAGGCGGACCTGCACCACGCCGACATCGAGGCGTATCGCCGCTGGCTGCGGGAGGGCGGCCAGGGCTCGGGGCCCGAGGACGCCGAGCGCGACATGGCCTTCTGGATTTGA
- a CDS encoding ATP-binding protein → MPPSDAAALGSSHRQPASETPVGYPLEHAHTVQFYEDEAIVIDIVEAYITGGLERGDPLIIIAQASHRQQLIARLVAAGVDTAAAIASGQLTLLDARETLARFMVGGRPDWERFREVIGTVIEHSLAASRPGAKVRAYGEMVDVLCLDGMPDVAVELEALWNDLSVLYPLSLLCTYAIGHFGQAAHARPFLDVCKAHAHVIPTERYTRLADTEGRLREVSLLQQRAQALEVEVKQRQQAEQALREALHRRDEFLALAGHELKTPLTALQLQLQSLPSAAARKDGGGRLLERLDKAIRHTERLATHIDGLLDVSRIGEGQVPLMMEPLDLSRLVRDTVTRAMTPAAEADCPLQLMAEVPIEGVWDPLRIQQVVGNLLVNAFKYGRGRPIEVRVDGAPDHARIIVRDHGIGIAPEHQERIFHRFERAVPSSAFGGLGLGLYAARQVVVAHGGTLRVESELGQGATFIVELPYRPQ, encoded by the coding sequence ATGCCTCCATCCGACGCCGCAGCTCTCGGGAGCAGCCACCGGCAGCCCGCCAGCGAAACACCCGTCGGGTATCCCCTGGAGCATGCCCACACGGTCCAGTTCTATGAGGACGAGGCAATCGTCATCGACATCGTCGAGGCCTACATCACGGGCGGGCTCGAACGAGGAGACCCGCTCATCATCATCGCCCAGGCGAGCCACCGGCAGCAGCTCATCGCGCGGCTGGTGGCCGCGGGCGTGGACACCGCGGCGGCCATCGCGAGCGGGCAGCTCACCCTGCTCGATGCCCGTGAGACACTGGCGCGCTTCATGGTGGGGGGACGCCCGGACTGGGAGCGCTTCCGCGAAGTCATCGGCACCGTGATTGAGCACAGCCTCGCGGCCTCGCGCCCCGGCGCCAAGGTACGCGCCTACGGCGAGATGGTGGATGTCCTCTGCCTGGATGGGATGCCGGACGTGGCGGTGGAGCTGGAGGCACTGTGGAATGACCTCAGCGTGCTGTACCCCCTGTCCCTCCTGTGCACCTACGCCATCGGCCACTTCGGCCAGGCGGCGCACGCGCGGCCCTTCCTCGATGTCTGCAAGGCGCACGCACACGTCATTCCCACCGAGCGCTACACACGGCTCGCGGATACGGAAGGACGGCTGCGAGAGGTCAGTCTCCTCCAGCAGCGCGCCCAGGCACTGGAGGTGGAAGTCAAGCAGCGGCAGCAGGCGGAGCAGGCCCTCCGCGAGGCCCTCCATCGCCGGGATGAATTCCTGGCCCTGGCCGGTCACGAGCTGAAGACGCCCCTGACCGCGCTCCAGCTCCAACTCCAATCACTCCCCTCCGCGGCGGCGCGGAAGGATGGTGGCGGACGCCTGCTGGAGCGGCTGGACAAGGCCATCCGCCATACCGAGCGGCTCGCCACGCACATCGACGGGTTGCTCGACGTCTCCCGCATTGGCGAGGGCCAGGTGCCCTTGATGATGGAGCCGCTCGACCTGTCGCGGCTCGTCCGGGACACGGTTACCCGCGCCATGACTCCGGCGGCCGAGGCGGACTGTCCCCTCCAGTTGATGGCGGAGGTCCCTATCGAAGGCGTATGGGACCCGCTGCGGATTCAGCAGGTGGTGGGCAACCTCCTGGTCAATGCCTTCAAGTACGGCAGGGGCCGTCCCATCGAGGTGCGGGTGGACGGCGCACCGGACCACGCGCGCATCATCGTGAGAGACCACGGCATCGGCATTGCCCCCGAGCACCAGGAGCGCATCTTCCACCGCTTCGAACGCGCCGTTCCCTCGAGCGCCTTTGGAGGACTGGGCCTGGGGCTCTACGCGGCCCGCCAGGTCGTGGTGGCGCACGGCGGCACCCTCCGCGTGGAGAGCGAGTTGGGCCAGGGCGCCACCTTCATCGTGGAGTTGCCCTACCGTCCGCAGTAG
- a CDS encoding trypsin-like serine peptidase — translation MFCALGLMAAACGGDGSRAQEAPPVQVVPEAWLGEAAGAELPHLEALGDVRMLKDVNAEALFREASARQPAGSTRAAAEAPVRPTTERAFIGIDVKNNKAYRLRTDTANLERVAEELARRGLNGASRGTLDDAARLEPVNGDEALTSGTVSGQTWSNGVDTRIRMGLTDGYATNSWPYRTIGHLSAGCSGALVGRRVVVTAAHCVVSAYSGWNPIFNTFTARRDGATAPWGVQDAIWYWVPEGYINGSCNSVASCNRYDVAIMVLEDDFPNGHPGWMGHWNASTDTLKTWSSFMRGYPGCGHVAAPASCTARTLYGDTQQCKTSNAYSPDADGWHQEIEIGCDGSPGQSGSPIYSYDAPVSGPVVVGQYNQYYCDATGCAGNAFPNRMGHLTPSWNNSISYFKSLYP, via the coding sequence ATGTTCTGTGCGCTCGGCCTCATGGCCGCGGCGTGTGGTGGTGACGGTTCACGCGCCCAGGAAGCGCCACCCGTCCAGGTCGTCCCGGAAGCGTGGCTGGGCGAGGCCGCGGGCGCCGAGCTCCCACACCTGGAGGCCCTGGGCGATGTCCGCATGCTGAAGGACGTGAACGCGGAGGCGTTGTTCCGCGAAGCCTCGGCGCGCCAGCCCGCGGGAAGCACGCGCGCCGCGGCGGAGGCACCGGTCCGGCCGACAACGGAGCGCGCCTTCATTGGCATCGACGTGAAGAACAACAAGGCCTACCGCCTGCGCACGGACACGGCCAACCTGGAGCGCGTGGCGGAGGAGCTGGCGCGGCGCGGACTCAACGGCGCCTCACGCGGCACGCTGGACGACGCCGCGCGGTTGGAGCCCGTGAACGGCGATGAGGCGCTGACCTCCGGCACGGTCTCAGGCCAGACGTGGAGCAACGGGGTGGACACGCGCATCCGCATGGGCCTCACGGATGGCTATGCCACGAACTCGTGGCCCTATCGGACCATCGGCCACCTGAGCGCTGGCTGTTCGGGTGCGCTCGTGGGCCGCCGCGTCGTCGTCACCGCCGCGCACTGCGTCGTCAGCGCGTACAGCGGGTGGAACCCCATCTTCAACACCTTCACCGCCCGCCGCGACGGCGCCACCGCGCCGTGGGGTGTCCAGGACGCCATCTGGTACTGGGTGCCGGAGGGCTACATCAACGGCTCGTGCAACAGCGTCGCCAGTTGCAACCGCTACGACGTCGCCATCATGGTGCTCGAGGACGACTTCCCGAACGGCCACCCGGGCTGGATGGGGCACTGGAACGCGTCCACGGACACGCTCAAGACGTGGTCCAGTTTCATGCGCGGCTACCCCGGCTGCGGCCACGTGGCGGCCCCCGCGAGCTGCACGGCCCGCACGCTGTACGGCGACACCCAGCAGTGCAAGACGAGCAACGCCTACAGCCCGGACGCGGACGGCTGGCACCAGGAAATCGAAATCGGCTGCGACGGCAGCCCGGGCCAGAGCGGCTCGCCCATCTACTCGTATGACGCGCCCGTCTCGGGGCCGGTCGTGGTGGGCCAGTACAACCAGTACTACTGCGACGCCACGGGCTGCGCGGGCAACGCCTTTCCAAACAGGATGGGGCACCTGACGCCCTCGTGGAACAACTCCATCAGCTACTTCAAGTCGCTCTATCCGTAA
- a CDS encoding 2TM domain-containing protein, which produces MADTRQRSAPPSFSQNEAADIIREATARAMAGKDEERALTREDLLAMAREMGVSEAAVESVISARTGRDKAQRRMRRAYMGLASHATSYTIVMGGLTLIDLFSGPGWWVQYPAIGWGMGLAFHAMGTLLAAFNHADRQR; this is translated from the coding sequence ATGGCGGACACACGGCAGCGCAGTGCACCTCCGAGTTTTTCCCAGAACGAGGCCGCGGACATCATCCGCGAGGCCACGGCTCGCGCGATGGCGGGCAAGGACGAGGAGCGCGCGCTCACCCGGGAGGACCTGCTCGCCATGGCCCGGGAGATGGGCGTGAGCGAAGCCGCCGTGGAGAGCGTCATCTCCGCGCGCACGGGACGCGACAAGGCGCAGCGCCGCATGCGCAGGGCCTACATGGGCCTTGCGTCACACGCGACGAGCTACACCATCGTCATGGGAGGGCTCACCCTCATCGACCTGTTTTCGGGGCCGGGCTGGTGGGTGCAGTACCCCGCCATCGGCTGGGGCATGGGACTGGCGTTCCATGCCATGGGCACGCTGCTCGCGGCTTTCAATCACGCGGACAGGCAGCGGTGA